The genomic DNA CCTTCATTAATTATTGTAGGTAGTTTAATGGCACAAAGTCTTCGTGATATTAATTGGAATGAATTTGAAGATGCATTACCAGCATTTTTAATTTTCGTTGGTATTCCGTTAACGTCTAGTATTGCGAATGGAATAGCAATTGGATTTTTAGTGTATCCAGTTTTAAAGATTGTGAAAGGGAAAGGGATGGAAGTCCATCCGTTACTATACTTATTTACAATTTTATTTGGATGTCATTTATTCTTATAATATAGATATAGGAGAGGGGCTTCTTATGAGAGGCTCCTTTTTTGTGTATAATAAAGTGAAACTTAAATTAATTATGTAAATTATAAATTACTTAATGGAATATATATGTTACACTAAGGGTAGAGGAGGAACATGAATGGCTGTAAGTAAAATAAAAGTCGCGCGTGTTCAGTTAGATTTAACACAGCAACAATTAGCAGAAAAAGTAGGCGTTACAAGGCAAACGATTAGTTTAATTGAGAAGGGGAAATACAACCCGTCTTTAGATTTATGTTTAAAAATTTGTTATGCGGTAGATAAAACATTGAATGATTTGTTTTGGGAGGAAAAGGAGTGATAGGATGAAAATCGTGAAAGATGAACGTTTAATGATTGAGGGGCTAAAACATATTAGACTAGTTTTTATCTTACAAAATATCATCATACTAGGTATTGTTTTTTATCGCTACGTTTTGCAAGGGGCAGGATATGAAAGTATTTCAGATTTATTAATGGTATTTATGGGCGGGATAATAGTTATTAACTTTTTAAATCTGAAAAATTCAGTGGAAGTGTATGAGCATACAGGGGGAGTATCACGCAATTATTTTATGAAGTTATTATTAATTCCAGTAGGTATTGTTATTGGGATCTTAGCTATTTGTATTATTGTAACACCAGATATTTCGATAAAGGAAATTAGTATGACAGGACTTATTATGTTTGCTTGTTTTTTAGTTCCTAGTTTGTTTATATACATATATATGAAAAAAATAAAAAATGAAGATTGAAATATAAGAAAAGCTTTCCTGTATTGCGGAAAGCTTTTCTTATATCCTTTTATATAGTACCTTATGAAGACCAATCGGTTCAATTTCAAAGATTTCACCATGTTCCTGAAAGCCTAGGCGCTTGTAATAGTCAGCTACAGTAACTCGGCCATTACACCATAATATATTTGCTTGACGTTCTTGTAATATTTGTTCTGCCTTCTGAATTAAGGAGCTTCCAGCGTGTTTGTTTCGAAATTCAGGTAATGTGGCCATTCCTCGTAAACGATAGTGAATACCGGCTGGTAAGTCAGGGTATATTTCTTTTGAGAAGGAAGCGATACTAACCAGTTTATCGTTTATAAATGCGCCTAAGTGAAAGCTGGCTGTTTTATAGTCGGAAGGGTATTTACAATCTGCTAATGTTTGACTCGGGCGTAAAATTTTTTGACGTAATACATAAGTTTCAGATCCATCAATATTTTTCACGGTAATCATATTAACATCCTTTCTTATAAACCTTTTTCTGTTAGTTGTATAAAGAAATAGGCAGGTGCGGCGAAAAGTCCGAGTATGCTAGCAGTTCCGAGAAGGAGTGAAAGTAAGAGGCAAGAGTATTTTATTCCATTCGATTTTTTCCATCCATAACTACAAATTTCAATGCTAACACCGATGAGAATAATGGCAACGAGTACTTCCGCTAATAATAAGAGAGCTAAAGTTACAATAGACATAATGTGATCCATCCCCATAATATGTGATAGTAACATTTTACCATATGAAATGGAAAAAAATGCCCCTTAATTATGTGAGGGGCATTTTTCTATTCTAATATGCTTTTTAGTGTATCGATATGTTCTTTTGAGCCTGTTACAAGTAAGGTATCACCGTGTTGTAGTCTTGTATCACCATGTGGAATTAATGCTTTATTCCCACGATAAATTTGAATGACTAGTACATCGCCTAAAAATGGAAGGCGACGAAGTGCAACGCCGTTATATTTATTACTCCGTAGTTCAACTTCACGGACTGTTTCGTTTGCTGTTGTAATTAAGCGCACGAGACTTGGTTTATCAATTAGTGCACGTAATAGAATACGTGTAGAGTTAATTGTTGAGAATACGGCGATATGTTCTTGCGTTGCTTTTTCTTGTAGAAGTGGATCTTCTACACTTGCAATAACATGTTCAACACCTAGCTCTTTTGCATGTTCTGCTAATAATAAGTTTTGTTCATCATCGCTTGTTGCAACAACAACGCGGTCTGCATGAAATGCTGTTTGTTCAGTTAATGATGCAATTGTGATATCATCTAATTTCACGATAGGGAAGTCATGTGATTTCGCTTCCTCATCATTTATTTTATTTTGACGCATCATATATAGTGTTACGTCATAATCTTCTCGTTTTAAATCAAGTGATAACGGAAGGGTAATTCTACTCGCACCAATAATAGAAACTTTTGGCTTTGGCGTTTCTACTTTCGGGAACATCTTTTTAAATAATATAGGTGCGAAAATACAAGTAATAACTGCGCTTAAAATAAGGGAAGCAGATAAACTTGGACTGATGATTCCTAGTTTTTCACCAATTTGTGCAGCTGCAATAACTAAAGAAAGTGTCGATGTTAATAAGATGGCACTCCCCAGTACGATATTACGTGGATACCATTTTCGTAAAACGAGTGATGGTAACAGTTTTGAGATAAAGAGTCCTACAATTAAAATTGGGATCATGAGCATACTAGAAGGTTCTTTGAAAATAGACCAAACCTCTAAATTTACACCAACCATTACGAAGAAAATAGGAATGAAAAAACCATATCCGATGGAATCAAGTTTTTCAACCATATCTTCATTTGGTGATAATAACGATACGAGTACACCTGCTAAGAAGGCACCTAAAATATTTTCTGCCCCAACCGATTCAGATAAACCAACTAATATTAAGATGAGTGCAAAAACAGCTCGTGTATCAATTTGTACACTACCAGCTTTTAAGCTATCTAAGTATGGAATGTTTTTAAAGCGTTTTGCAATGAAGTAAATAACAATACCAGCGCCGAATAGAAGGAGAAGGAGCCACATGCTTTGGCCGCTTTCGGAATTTAATCCGACGAATACAGCGAGTAAAATCATTGTAACTAAATCTGCAATAACAGCGACTAATAAAATGATTTGTCCAATTGCTGTTTTTCCTAAGTTATTCTCTTTTAATGTTGGTACGACAACACCTAAAGAAATTGTTGAAATAATTAAAGTCATAAACATTGCATTATCTACAAATCCTAGCCATACGAATAGTAATGATAGGGCATAAGATAAGATGAAAATAAATAAGAAGATAATACTTGCTGCTTGGAATGTGTTTGGTTCGTTTGTCGTATTCTTTTTCCCTTTTTGTTTAAAGATAGAAAAATCAATTTCTAAACCGCTTAAAAACATAAGAAAGATAAATCCTAGTGTTGATAAGACTTGAAGCCACATATCTGGCTCAATAATATTAAACCCACTTTTACCTACAAAGATTCCTGCGATGATTTCTGCAACAACGACAGGAAGTGCTTTTAATTTAAAGCGTTGTAACAAAAGGGGAACGAAAAACGCGATTGCAACGACAACCATAAGTGATAGAACAGAAGTGTGATGTTCCATTGCGTTCTCTCCCTTCAAATAAATATAGTACCTATTTAGCCATATAATAGGTAGAAAAGCAACGCATATGGATTCGATTTCATAAAGAAAGAGTTTTCTTAACATTTGTCATAATAAGTATACTTTTCATGATTCTGTTGTTAATTCCGTAATGTGGATGAAATAGGGGAGGGCATAAAAAAAGACTGCTGAGAAATCTCAGCAGTCTTTTCATGTACATTACATTGAGAAGAAGATCCATACAGTTAAACCAACTGTTGCAGTTGCAACGAAGAAACTGTATATCATTGTAAGAATTTGAACTCTTCCTTCTCCTTCTTTTAAGTGCATGAACATGATTAATTGTAACAACGCTTGCGCAACAGCCATTACGATAATAGTTGTTAAGATCGTTGAAAGTGGCAGGTTTGTGTAAAGTGCCACGTATAGCGCTAGGAACGTTAGTGCAAGCGATAAAATAAATCCGAAAACGTGTGACCAAGGGAATCCGCTATGCGCATGCCCGTTTGCTTGGTTGTTATTTTGACCCATTTACGCCACCATCCCGTTCAAGTAAACTAGTGTGTAAATAAAGACCCAAACAAGATCAAGGAAATGCCAGTATAAGCTGATAATGAATACTTTACGAGCTGTAACTGGTGTTAAACCTCGTTTCAAAATTTGGATAATAACACAAATTGCCCAAATGATACCGCCTGTTACGTGGGCCCCGTGCGTTCCAAGAAGAACGAAGAATGCAGATAGGAAAGCACTTGTTTGAATTGTTGCGCCTTCACCGATGTACATAATGAACTCTTCGATTTCAAAGAATAGGAAACCTGCACCTAAAAGTAATGTAAGGATGAACCATCCAAGCATTGCTTTTTGGTTGTGCTTACGCATTTCGTGAATTACGATACCACATGTGAAACTACTTGTTAAAAGTAGTAATGTTTGAATTAAAAGCGTTTTAAGTTCAAACAGTTGCGCTGGAGTTGGGCCATCTGCCGTACGACCAGCAAGGACTAGATAAGAGGCGAAAAGTGTTGCGAACAGCATAATTTCAGCCCCAAGAAAAATCCAGAATCCTAGGATATTCAATCTGCTTTGTTCGGATTGATATTCCAAAGGTAAGCTTTTATCTAAAGCCGCCATGTCATTTCACCTCTCATGCTATATGTTCTGTTTCTTTAATTTCATCAACACTTACGTAGTAACCATCGTCATAATCGAATGAACGATAGATTAAGCAAGCTAAAATACCAACGCCGCCGATTGCTGCAAGCCAGAACCAGCTAAATACTAATGCGAAACCTGCAAGACCGAAGAATAAAGACGCAATAATAGGCACACCAGAGTTACTTGGCATGTGAATTGGTTTTAAATCTTCTGCTGCTGGTGTAACTGTTTCTCCGCGTTTCTTCATGTACCAGAAAGCATCAGCTTCTTTAATTTCAGGAAGCTTCGCGAAGTTGTAATGTTGTACAGGAGATTGAGTTGCCCATTCAAGTGTACGACCATCCCATGGATCTCCAGTTGTGTCACGTTCACCGTGACGTGCACTCCAAATTACGTTGTAGCAAAGAAGTAGGAAGCCAATACCCATCATTACCGCACCAACAGATGCGATTTGGTTTAGCCATCCCCATCCAAGACTTTCAGAGTAAGTGTACATACGACGAGTCATACCGTCTAAACCTAAGAAGTACATTGGGAAGAAACAGATGTTGAATCCGCTCATAAAGATCCAGAATGTCCATTTACCTAGGCGTTCATTTAACATATGACCAGTCATTTTTGGATACCAGAATGTGAATCCAGCAAGCATAGCGAATACTGTACCTGCAATTAATACGTAGTGGAAGTGAGCGATTAGGAAGTAGCTGTTATGGTATTGATAATCAGCTGCTGCCATTCCAAGCATAACTCCTGTAACCCCACCGACTACGAAGTTTGGAATAAATGCCAATGACCAAAGCATTGGAACTGTAAAACGAATACGTCCTTTATACAGTGTAAACAACCAGTTAAAGATCTTAACCCCGGTTGGAATCGAAATCGCCATTGTCGAAATCGAGAAGAATGAGTTAACCGCTGGACCTGCACCCATCGTGAAGAAGTGGTGAAGCCATACGACGAAACTTAGTAAAGAAATTGCAACCATTGAGTATACCATCGCACTGTAACCGAATAGACGTTTACGTGAGAATGTACTAATGATTTCAGAGAAAATACCGAATGCCGGTAAAATAACGATATATACTTCAGGGTGACCCCATACCCAGAACAGGTTGGCCCATAACATCGGCATACCGCCGCTCGCCATCGTAAAGAAGTGAGCATCGAATAGACGGTCAAATGTCATTAATGCAAGAGCAACTGTTAATACTGGGAAAGCGAAAATAATGATAATTGTTGTAATTAAGATTGACCAAGTAAACATTGGCATTCTCATTAAAGTCATACCAGGTGTACGCATTTTTAAGATAGTAACAAGGAAGTTAATACCGGTCATTAGCGTACCGAGACCTGAAATCTGTAATGCAATTGCGTAGTAGTTATTTCCTACACCAGAAGTAAACTCTGTACCCGCCATTGGGAAGTAAGAAGTCCACCCAGCGTCTGGAGAACCACCGATTACGAAAGCGATGTTGAATAACATTGCTCCGACAAAGAATAACCAGAAACTTAAAGCATTTAAGAACGGATATGCAACGTCACGAGCACCAATTTGTAATGGTACTACAAGGTTCATTAATCCCATAACGAATGGCATTGCCATGAAAAGAATCATTACTGTACCATGTGTTGTGAAGATTCCGTTATAGTGTTCAGCGTTTAAATAAGTTGTTTCTGGGAATGTTAACTGTGCACGGATCATTAAACCATCCATACCACCACGGAATAACATGATAACCGCAGAAATAATATACATGGCTCCGATTTTTTTATGGTCAACAGTTGTTAACCATTCGTCCCAAAGCCATTTCCATTTTTTATACTTTGTTAGTACGAAAATGATTGCTAATGTCACAAGAACGATAGAAGCGTCTGCACCGTAAATAATCGGGTCACCTGTGACAAAGAATTCATCAAGCTTCACTGTGTTCACTCCAATCTGTTGGAATTATAGCTATTATTTTTTGTTTTTGTAGTAGTTGTAATCACAATATTCAAGTGATTTTGGATCTACATAATCTAAGTGATGGCTAGAGAATGTCATACGACCAACTACACCAGGTTTAACAATTTCGTTGTACTTATCTTCTGTTAGTTTAGGAGCAGTTTGTTGTACTTCTTTAACCCACTTGTCATATTTCTCTTTAGTTTTTGCTTCAACTTCGAACTCCATGTGAGTGAATCCTTCACCAGAGAAGTTCGCGCTACGGCCTAGGTAAGAACCTGGCTTATCAGCTTGTAAATAAAGGTCCATAATCATGCCATCCATTGTGTACTTCATACCACCAAGTTCTGGTACCCAGAAAGCATTCATTGGGCCGACAGAAGTCAGTTTGAATTGAATTGGTACACCAGCTGGGATGTTTAAATAGTTAACGGTTTCAATTTTTTCCTCTGGGTAACTGAATAACCATTTCCAGTTTGCAGATGTAACATAAATTTCAACTGGTTTAATATGTTTGGACTCTTTCGGAACCTCTTCCGAAGCGTAAGTTGCTTTTACTGTTGGGATCGATAATGCGATAACGATAATAACAGGAACAAGCGTCCAAATAATTTCTAATAATGTGTTACCGTGTTGTTCAGGTGGCTCGTAGTCCATATTCTCTGGTTTTTCACGATAACGAATCAAGATGACTGTAAACAGGATGAATACAATTGCGATAATTAATGACATAAGCAAGAATGACCAAACAATTAAATCATACTGTGCTTTTGCAACAGGTCCTTGCGGATTTAATACTGCGAGTTTCTTATCACAGCCGCCGAGGAACAGAAGTAATGATAACGGAAGAAGCGAAGCCAACTTCCAAAATGCTTTCTTTAGTTGCACGATTGAAAATCTCCTTTCTCCTTGGATTGAAACTATGCCAATAAAACAATATAAACCTATTAATTTATAGAAGGCAATAGTTTTTGTGATATTGTTAAAAAATAGACACAAATGCACACTTTTTAAGGTGAATATCATTTGTAACTTGATTACATTGTAAACTATTTTCCAGAGAAAAACGTGATTGTGAAAATTTTAAGATAAATAAAGTTATACCAGGATATCCAAGAAATAGAAAAAAGCTATCTTATCATAAGAAAGATAGCTGAATATTTTGTATATTTAGTTTATTCCTTGTGTGATAGTCTGTTGTTGTTCAAGTGTGACAACTTTTTTATATTTTACTTGGTATAAAATGTAACAAATAATCATAAATGGAATGCCGCAATAAAGAGCGATTCTCTGATCTGGGATGAAAGCTAAACTAACAAATGTAATGAAGTTGAGTGAGAACGCTACGATTGGAACTAGCGGATAGAGTGGTGTACGATATTTTAAATCATTTATGTCGCCACCGTTTTTCACGAAGTTTCTACGGAAGAAAAACTGTGAAGCCGCAATTGACATCCAAACGACAACGGCAGCCATTGCTGCGATTGATGTTAAAATTAAAAAGACAGTATCTGCCGCAAATACACTTGTTAATAGAGACAGACTTGCAAAGATTAGACTGAAAATCAATGCGTTTAGTGGTACACCTTTTTTAGTTAACTTCGTAAATGCTGGACTTGCCATTCCTTGTTTTGCCATCGCCCAAAGCATACGAGAATTTGCATATAGACCAGAGTTAGCTACAGATAATACAGCTGTAATAATAACAAAGTTCATAATGTCTGCTGCATATGGAACGCCAGCTACATCAAATACAAGTACAAATGGACTTTCGACTAGATTAGCCTCTTGCCATGGGAGTAAACCTACAACAACTGATATTGCTAGGACGAAGAAGAATAGAGTGCGCCAAATGGTATTTTTGATCGCTTTTGGAATTGTTTTTTCAGGATTTTCACTTTCTCCTGAAGCAATTCCGATTAATTCTGTTCCCTGGAAGGAGTAATTTACTGTAATCATCGTAAGAAGAACAGCTAATGCACCATTTGGAAATAATCCGCCATTTTCAGTGAAATTGTGAAGCATTGGAGCTGGTTTTCCGTTAAAGTCTAGTAGACCGAACATAACTGCGCCACCGAGTACGATGAAAACAACAATAGTTGCGACTTTTACACTTGCGAACCAAAATTCTGCTTCTGCATATGCCTTTGCTGATAAAGCGTTTACAAGAAAGAGTGCTGCTGCAAATGTAACACACCAAATCCACGAAGAAACGTCTGGAAACCAACGTTTCATTAAAATACTTACAGTTGTTAGCTCTACTCCAACTGTAACCGCCCAATTTAACCAATACATCCAACCGACAACAAACCCAAAACCAGGTGAAATAAATTTGCTTGCATAGCTTTGGAATGAACCTGCTTCTGGCATAGCAACGGATAATTCACCAAGACATAACATCGTTAAATACATAACAAATCCACCGACTAAAAATGCAAGAATAGCTCCACCAGGACCAGCGTTATGGACGATTTGACCAGATCCCATAAATAGGCCAGTTCCGATAACACCACCAAGTGCAATCATAAATAGGTGTCTACTTTTCATTGTTCGTTTTAAATCTGTTTGTTCTACTTGTTGATTCATATGCCCTCACCCCGTTATTTTCTTGTATGTATAAACTGCTTTTCATTCAGAGTTTTTAATCATTAGTGGGGGATGTGACACATACTCGGCTTATTTATTATGAAATGAGTGGAGTATGTAAAAATACGAACTATGACTAAATACTCTAAGAATGTTTATTAACAAGGTGATATCTTCACTATGTTAATTATTTTGATTTTAGCAAAATAATTCAGAAAAGTATATTGTTTTTTCTCTTTATTAAAAATAATTAGAATTTTATAACGTTTAGTTGTGAACAATAATTCACAGAATCTTTCTAGCAAACTAGTAAGAAGAAAGGTACAATGATAGGAGGTATGTCTGTAAAATAATAATTAATGGAGTTTTGTTTAAAATGAAAAAGTTAAAATATCTTTTTGTTTTAGGAATTATACTTGCTGCCGCGTTTTTTATAGGGAAAGATAAAATTATACAAAAGGCGCAAGTATTCCGTTTAGAGTTTCTATCTGAAATGAAAGAAGCGACTATGATTGAAAATGTTCCGTTTATAAAGCAGTTACCAGAATTACCTCGTGGATGTGAAGTGACAAGCTTAGCTATGTTGCTACAATATAAAGGTGTGCAAGTAGATAAGATGCAACTTGCTAGCGAAATTTATCGTGTTCCATTTGAACAAAATGGTTTACGTGGAAATCCTTATGAGGGGTTCGTTGGAAATATTTATACGAAGGCAGAGCCAGGATATGGTGTATATAATCAACCTATTTTTAATTTAGCGGAAAAATATGTTCCTGAAAAAGTAGTTAATTTAACAGGTAGAGACGTGCAAGATATGTATAAAGTAGTTAGTTCTGGTTCGCCGGTATGGGTCATTATTAATACAACGTTTAAGCCATTAGCTGAGAGTAGTTTTGAAACATGGAAAACAAGCTCTGGCGAAGTGAAAATTACATATTTTGAGCATAGTGTAGTAGTAATTGGATATGATCAAAACTTTGTGTATGTAAATGATCCGCTTAAAAATAATCCGCGTTTGGCTGTTCCGCGAACAGAGTTTGAGAAAGCTTGGGAGCAAATGGGGAAACAAGCGATTACTATTTTATAATAATGAAAAAGTCATCTTTTTGATGGCTTTTTATTTTTAAATTATTGAGATTGAAAATTCAGAAGATTCTTTTAAAAGTTAGCGATTCACGTTATAATAACATTTAACTTGGTGAAGGAGGAGAGAAGAGAAATGGATGTTGCAAAAGAACTTGTTTTGTCAAAGAATCAGTTGGTTGAGTGGAGAAGACATTTTCATAAGTATCCAGAGCTATCTTTTCAAGAAGAGAAAACATCGCAGTTTGTGTTCGATATACTTCGGAAAATCCCATATTTAGAAGTGTCAAGACCTACTAAATATAGTGTAATGGCAAGGTTGATTGGTAAGCAACCTGGTAAAATAGTTGCAGTTCGAGCTGATATGGATGCTCTTCCTATTCATGAAGAAAATGAGTTTGATTTTATTTCTGCATACCCAGGTGTGATGCATGCATGTGGTCATGATGGACATATAGCGATATTACTTGGAGTCGTACATAAGTTAGTAGAAGAAAGAGAGAAGATTAAAGGGGAGATTCGTTTTCTATTCCAACATGCTGAAGAAAACTTTCCTGGTGGTGCAGAGGAAATGGTCGCAGCAGGTGTAATGGAAGGTGTGGATTATATTATTGGTGCTCACCTTTGGGCGTCGTTAGAGGTTGGGAAAGTAGGTGTAATTTATGGTCCTGCAATGGCTGCCCCAGATGTTTTTAAAATTACGATAGAAGGAAAAGGTGGACATGCTGGAATCCCTCATGAAACGGTTGATAGTATTGCCATCGGCACACAAGTTGTTACACAAATTCAGCAAATTGTATCTCGCCTCACGAATCCGTTAGATTCCCTTGTAGTATCTGTTACGCAATTTCATGCTGGGACAACTCATAATGTGATTCCAGAACAAGCGGAGATTGAAGGGACAGTGCGGAGTTTAAGACATGAATTGCGAGAAGAAACAGAGCAAAGGATTGAGCGGATTGTGAAGCATGTGACAGGTGCTTACGGAGCGGGATATACGTTTTCTTATGAATATGGATATCGACCAGTAGTAAATGACTATGAAGTTACAGAGATTATTGAGCAAACAGCATTACAGCTTTATGGAAGGGAACGAGTTACTCGTTTACAGCCGACGATGGCCGGGGAAGATTTTTCAGCGTTTTTACAAAAGGCACCAGGGACATTCTTTTTTATCGGAGCGGGAAATAAAGAGAAAGGAATTATATATCCTCACCATCACCCTCGTTTTACGATTGATGAAGATGCATTACCGATTGGCGTGGAAGTTTTTGTATCATCTATTATGAATTTTATAAGTAAAGGAGAATGAGATGAAGAAAATACACGTATTAGCGCTTATTCCAGTTTTTTGTTTAGTTATTGGACCTGTATTTGCTAATTCAGTTACTCCTTACATATTAGGGATGCCATTTTTATTATTTTGGGTATTATTATCGGTTCTCATTACGTCTCTTTGTATGGGGATTGTGTACGTATTCGATCCTGCTAATAAGGGGGATGTAAAATGACCGCATTACTTATCATTATTTTGTTTTTGTTTCTCGCACTATTTTTAGGAATTCGGGCGCAATATGGAAAAGATATGAATTTAGAACAATGGTCAGTTGGTGGAAGAGGATTTGGCACTGTTTTTGTTTTTCTCCTTATGGCAGGTGAAATTTATACGACATTCACATTTTTAGGTGGAAGTGGATGGGCATATAGTAAAGGAGCACCTACTTTCTATATTTTAGGTTATGGTGCATTAGCTTATATTTTATCTTACTTTTTATTGCCGCCAGTTTGGAAGTATGCGAAAGAGCATAATCTCGTTTCACAGCCGGATTTTTTTGTGAAGAAATATAAGAGTCAGACACTTGGCATTATCGTTTCTATCATTGGGGTTATTTCGATTATCCCATACCTTGTTTTACAGTTAAAAGGATTAGGAATTATCGTTTCGGAAGCGTCTTACGGAAGGGTATCACCAGTTATTGCAGTGTGGATTGGCGCAATTGTTATAACGATATATGTAATGGTTTCAGGTATACATGGCTCTGCTTGGACAGCTGCTTTGAAGGATATTATGATACTGTTTATCGTTATGTTTTTAGGTATATATTTACCATATCATTATTATGGAGGATTTCAGCCGATGTTCGAAGCTGTAGAAGCAGCAAAACCAGGCTTTTTATCTTTACCTGATGAAGGAATGAGCATTTCTTGGTTTGTTTCTACTATTGTATTAACAGCTCTCGGTTTCTATATGTGGCCCCATACATTCGCTTCTGCTTTCTCTGCAAAAAATGAAAAAGTATTTCGTAAAAATGCGGCAATTATGCCATTGTATTCTTTAGTTTTACTTTTCGTGTTCTTTGCAGGGTTTGCAGCTATCTTGCAAGTTCCTGGATTAAAGGGAGGGGATGTAGACCTTTCGTTATTCCGTCTGGCTCTTCAAACTTTTGATCCGTGGTTTATTGGGATTATTGGTAGTGCTGGGGTTTTAACAGCATTAGTTCCGGGTTCTATGCTTGTCATGGCCGCTTCTACATTATTAGCGAAAAATATTTACCGAACAATGGTCCCAACTGCTTCGGATCGACAAGTTGCCAAAGCGGCGAAATTATTTGTTCCAGTAGTAACGCTTGTAGCTGTTTTGTTCACTTTTAAAGGTGGAGAAACGATAGGGGCACTTCTTTTAATGGGATATAGTATAGTGACACAACTTTTCCCAGCACTTGTATGTAGTTTGTTTCCACGTCAGATTATTACGAAGCAAGGGGCAATTGCAGGAATGGGGATTGGTTTGTTAGTGGTCGCATATATTACTTTATCTGGTTCAACTATAGCTACGATGTTTCCGGGTTTCCCCCAATATATAAAAGATTTAAATGTAGGTATAGTTGCATTGTTAATGAATATGATTGTGATGTTTATCGTTAGTGGGTTTACGAAAAGTGTGTCTATAAAGACAGACAATATAATAGTAGAAAAGTGATTCGTGTGTTAGGGCTATCTTTGAAAAGAGATAGCTCTTTTTTGTATATATTTCCTTCTATTAGCGGAATCTA from Bacillus basilensis includes the following:
- a CDS encoding sodium:solute symporter, producing MTALLIIILFLFLALFLGIRAQYGKDMNLEQWSVGGRGFGTVFVFLLMAGEIYTTFTFLGGSGWAYSKGAPTFYILGYGALAYILSYFLLPPVWKYAKEHNLVSQPDFFVKKYKSQTLGIIVSIIGVISIIPYLVLQLKGLGIIVSEASYGRVSPVIAVWIGAIVITIYVMVSGIHGSAWTAALKDIMILFIVMFLGIYLPYHYYGGFQPMFEAVEAAKPGFLSLPDEGMSISWFVSTIVLTALGFYMWPHTFASAFSAKNEKVFRKNAAIMPLYSLVLLFVFFAGFAAILQVPGLKGGDVDLSLFRLALQTFDPWFIGIIGSAGVLTALVPGSMLVMAASTLLAKNIYRTMVPTASDRQVAKAAKLFVPVVTLVAVLFTFKGGETIGALLLMGYSIVTQLFPALVCSLFPRQIITKQGAIAGMGIGLLVVAYITLSGSTIATMFPGFPQYIKDLNVGIVALLMNMIVMFIVSGFTKSVSIKTDNIIVEK
- a CDS encoding C39 family peptidase; this encodes MKKLKYLFVLGIILAAAFFIGKDKIIQKAQVFRLEFLSEMKEATMIENVPFIKQLPELPRGCEVTSLAMLLQYKGVQVDKMQLASEIYRVPFEQNGLRGNPYEGFVGNIYTKAEPGYGVYNQPIFNLAEKYVPEKVVNLTGRDVQDMYKVVSSGSPVWVIINTTFKPLAESSFETWKTSSGEVKITYFEHSVVVIGYDQNFVYVNDPLKNNPRLAVPRTEFEKAWEQMGKQAITIL
- a CDS encoding DUF3311 domain-containing protein; amino-acid sequence: MKKIHVLALIPVFCLVIGPVFANSVTPYILGMPFLLFWVLLSVLITSLCMGIVYVFDPANKGDVK
- a CDS encoding amidohydrolase — translated: MDVAKELVLSKNQLVEWRRHFHKYPELSFQEEKTSQFVFDILRKIPYLEVSRPTKYSVMARLIGKQPGKIVAVRADMDALPIHEENEFDFISAYPGVMHACGHDGHIAILLGVVHKLVEEREKIKGEIRFLFQHAEENFPGGAEEMVAAGVMEGVDYIIGAHLWASLEVGKVGVIYGPAMAAPDVFKITIEGKGGHAGIPHETVDSIAIGTQVVTQIQQIVSRLTNPLDSLVVSVTQFHAGTTHNVIPEQAEIEGTVRSLRHELREETEQRIERIVKHVTGAYGAGYTFSYEYGYRPVVNDYEVTEIIEQTALQLYGRERVTRLQPTMAGEDFSAFLQKAPGTFFFIGAGNKEKGIIYPHHHPRFTIDEDALPIGVEVFVSSIMNFISKGE
- a CDS encoding amino acid permease — translated: MNQQVEQTDLKRTMKSRHLFMIALGGVIGTGLFMGSGQIVHNAGPGGAILAFLVGGFVMYLTMLCLGELSVAMPEAGSFQSYASKFISPGFGFVVGWMYWLNWAVTVGVELTTVSILMKRWFPDVSSWIWCVTFAAALFLVNALSAKAYAEAEFWFASVKVATIVVFIVLGGAVMFGLLDFNGKPAPMLHNFTENGGLFPNGALAVLLTMITVNYSFQGTELIGIASGESENPEKTIPKAIKNTIWRTLFFFVLAISVVVGLLPWQEANLVESPFVLVFDVAGVPYAADIMNFVIITAVLSVANSGLYANSRMLWAMAKQGMASPAFTKLTKKGVPLNALIFSLIFASLSLLTSVFAADTVFLILTSIAAMAAVVVWMSIAASQFFFRRNFVKNGGDINDLKYRTPLYPLVPIVAFSLNFITFVSLAFIPDQRIALYCGIPFMIICYILYQVKYKKVVTLEQQQTITQGIN